Proteins from a genomic interval of Paenibacillus sp. RC334:
- a CDS encoding nucleobase:cation symporter-2 family protein translates to MLSKQKLFALGFQHVMAMYAGAIAVPLIVGGALHLTPAQMAYLVAADLFTCGIATLLQIMGTRFFGSRLPVILGCTFTAVGPIIAIASTSNLATAYGAIILSGIFVVLAAPLYGKLLRFFPTVVTGSVVTIIGLSLIPVAMNNVAGGQGSADFGQPRNLLLALVTLLVILLVNRLAKGFLRSISVLIGLFAGTVVAYAMGMVHFAPVAQASWVSVAQPFYFGKPEFSIMAVCTMIIVNIVSMVESTGVYLAVGKAIDQKVEQKQIVNGLRSEGLAIMLGGIFNAFPYTAFSQNVGLISLTRVKSRNVIFAAGGIMVVLGLLPKLAALTTVIPNAVLGGAMIVMFGSVAASGMSILSEVDLRKESNLLIAACSIAVGLGSAVLPQMFDQLPSFAKMLLQNGIVSGSIAAIVLNIVLTKKQGEAVKGVTVAEVPQKV, encoded by the coding sequence ATGCTAAGCAAACAAAAGTTATTCGCGCTGGGCTTCCAGCATGTGATGGCGATGTATGCCGGAGCGATTGCCGTACCTCTGATTGTAGGGGGAGCATTGCACCTGACGCCAGCCCAAATGGCCTATCTGGTAGCTGCGGATCTGTTCACCTGTGGGATTGCCACGTTGTTGCAGATTATGGGCACACGGTTTTTCGGCAGTAGATTGCCTGTCATTCTGGGCTGTACGTTTACGGCGGTGGGTCCGATTATCGCGATTGCGTCGACCTCGAATTTGGCGACCGCGTACGGAGCCATTATTTTATCCGGTATATTCGTGGTGCTCGCGGCACCGTTGTATGGCAAGCTGCTACGCTTTTTCCCGACGGTGGTTACGGGCTCGGTGGTTACGATTATCGGCCTGTCCCTCATTCCGGTGGCGATGAATAACGTAGCAGGGGGCCAGGGCAGCGCGGATTTTGGACAGCCGCGTAATTTGCTGCTGGCGTTAGTTACTTTACTGGTTATTTTACTTGTGAATCGGTTGGCCAAGGGCTTTTTGCGCTCGATTTCTGTGCTCATCGGTCTATTTGCGGGTACCGTGGTCGCTTATGCGATGGGGATGGTACATTTTGCTCCAGTGGCGCAAGCGTCTTGGGTGAGTGTTGCACAGCCGTTTTATTTTGGTAAGCCTGAGTTTAGCATTATGGCAGTATGTACAATGATTATCGTTAATATTGTCAGCATGGTCGAGTCTACGGGCGTTTATTTGGCAGTGGGCAAGGCGATTGACCAGAAGGTAGAGCAGAAGCAAATCGTCAATGGGCTGCGCTCTGAGGGACTTGCGATTATGCTCGGGGGTATTTTCAATGCGTTTCCTTACACGGCATTCTCGCAAAATGTAGGTCTGATCTCATTAACACGTGTCAAGTCGCGGAACGTTATTTTTGCTGCGGGTGGTATTATGGTTGTTCTTGGTCTGTTGCCCAAACTGGCTGCCTTAACGACAGTGATTCCTAATGCTGTGCTGGGAGGGGCGATGATCGTCATGTTCGGTTCGGTTGCTGCGTCGGGCATGTCTATTTTGTCAGAAGTGGACTTGAGGAAGGAAAGCAATCTGCTGATCGCGGCATGTAGCATTGCGGTGGGCCTCGGCTCTGCCGTGCTGCCCCAAATGTTCGACCAACTGCCGAGCTTTGCCAAAATGCTGCTGCAAAACGGTATCGTATCCGGTTCGATCGCAGCGATTGTCTTGAATATCGTTTTAACGAAAAAACAAGGCGAAGCGGTCAAAGGTGTGACGGTGGCGGAGGTTCCGCAGAAGGTTTGA
- a CDS encoding ABC transporter ATP-binding protein — MKDGTGQMKGNMVGRKPMLHVEHLEICPIGTGAGTRIGAAAGAYAGGKPGANGKTIRNSVNQPLLRDVSFSVYPGEIVALTGPSGCGKSLTAHAISGMLEPGIGVTQGHMYYNGEDIVPFDERRWQRLRREDIALLIQQSLSGLNPIRTVRAQLTDTLRLHGRRWMPPDQRGLGNLPRPVQHQAPPQGVLPRMWQMLRRIAQLAGGCATQAQEDYLCSLLSKVGFADPEHILSSYPFELSGGMCQRVLLAAMLSSGPRLFIADEPTTALDVINRDKVLALFQQLREDLDLTILLISHDRQGVSRVADRVLEMSPEGRMLE; from the coding sequence ATGAAGGATGGGACAGGACAGATGAAAGGAAATATGGTAGGGCGCAAGCCAATGTTGCACGTGGAACATCTGGAGATATGCCCCATAGGCACAGGAGCGGGTACACGTATTGGCGCAGCAGCAGGTGCGTACGCAGGTGGGAAGCCGGGTGCGAATGGGAAAACAATACGGAACAGCGTCAACCAACCGCTGCTCCGGGATGTCAGCTTTTCCGTGTATCCGGGGGAAATTGTGGCTCTAACCGGGCCGAGCGGATGTGGCAAGAGTCTGACCGCGCACGCAATCTCGGGCATGCTGGAGCCGGGGATCGGCGTTACGCAGGGGCATATGTACTACAACGGGGAGGACATCGTCCCGTTCGATGAACGGCGCTGGCAAAGGCTGCGCCGCGAGGACATTGCCCTGCTCATTCAACAATCGCTGAGCGGGTTGAATCCGATCCGTACCGTCCGCGCACAGCTGACGGACACGCTTAGACTGCACGGGCGGCGCTGGATGCCGCCCGACCAGAGGGGGCTGGGCAACCTACCCCGCCCTGTACAGCATCAAGCCCCCCCACAGGGCGTGCTGCCCCGGATGTGGCAGATGCTGAGACGGATTGCACAGCTGGCTGGAGGCTGCGCTACTCAAGCGCAGGAGGATTATCTGTGCTCTTTATTGAGCAAGGTCGGGTTTGCAGACCCTGAGCATATTTTGTCCTCGTACCCTTTTGAATTAAGCGGAGGGATGTGTCAAAGGGTACTGCTGGCTGCGATGCTAAGCTCCGGTCCGCGCCTTTTTATTGCCGATGAGCCTACCACGGCGCTGGATGTTATCAACCGGGACAAGGTTCTGGCGTTATTCCAACAGTTGAGAGAGGACTTGGATCTCACCATTTTGCTGATTTCTCATGATCGTCAGGGTGTGAGTCGTGTGGCGGATCGTGTACTGGAGATGAGCCCGGAAGGAAGGATGCTCGAATGA
- the nikA gene encoding nickel ABC transporter substrate-binding protein, with the protein MSVRHRKTATIMLVAILLLSVILGCAKQENTPASTSTDGAANEKSITLSWPRDIGTMNPHVYNPSQLFAQSMIYEPLVSYKQGGKLEPALAEAWTISKDGKTYTFKLRKGVKFSDGTLFNAAIVKKNFDAIMKNEKTHSWLGIVSVLDKTEAVDDSTFRMTLKEPYYPVLQDLSVVRPFRFLGEAGFPDDGDTSKGIKKPVGTGPWMLDEYKQDEYATFKRNPNYWGTAPKVDKIIVKIIPDGETRVMAFEKGDLDLIYGEGVISLDAFKQLRDTNNYVTKLSEPVGTRSLLLNSSNPKLADLRVRLALQHGFNKQAMVEGVTSGLEEKADTVLSKNYPYTNVDLQPVDYDVEKSKALLDEAGWKLPAGGTVREKDGQQLDFELIFDKTDPIQKAMAETIQAEWGELGVKVNLTGLELTVQIKRLRSNQFDLYFWYNYGAPYDPHSFINVIAKKSFGISEVLSALPMKKDLDQQVHEALSSTDETKRQELYASILKTLQEQSAIVPISYIKKTAVYQKKITNFVFPANRDENPFEGIEIGK; encoded by the coding sequence ATGTCCGTTCGACACCGCAAGACTGCCACCATTATGCTGGTGGCAATCCTCTTATTATCCGTTATTTTGGGTTGCGCGAAGCAGGAGAATACACCTGCATCTACCTCAACTGACGGAGCTGCCAATGAAAAGTCGATCACACTATCGTGGCCGCGTGACATTGGTACGATGAATCCTCACGTATACAATCCTTCCCAACTTTTTGCACAATCCATGATTTATGAGCCGTTAGTCAGCTACAAGCAAGGTGGCAAGCTGGAGCCTGCTTTGGCTGAAGCCTGGACCATTTCAAAGGACGGCAAAACATATACGTTCAAGCTGCGCAAAGGCGTGAAATTTTCAGATGGAACGCTATTTAATGCGGCTATTGTCAAAAAGAACTTTGACGCTATCATGAAAAATGAGAAAACGCACAGCTGGCTTGGTATAGTAAGCGTTCTCGACAAAACTGAAGCTGTAGATGACAGCACCTTCCGCATGACGCTCAAAGAGCCGTACTATCCGGTGCTTCAGGACTTGTCCGTCGTTCGTCCGTTCCGTTTTCTGGGTGAAGCCGGGTTCCCGGATGATGGAGATACGTCCAAAGGCATCAAGAAACCGGTAGGTACCGGACCTTGGATGCTGGATGAATACAAACAAGACGAATATGCGACCTTCAAGCGTAACCCGAATTATTGGGGAACCGCACCGAAGGTGGATAAAATTATCGTAAAGATCATTCCCGATGGCGAAACACGTGTAATGGCTTTTGAGAAAGGCGATCTGGACCTGATTTACGGAGAGGGCGTCATCAGTCTGGATGCTTTCAAGCAGCTTCGCGACACGAATAATTATGTGACCAAGCTGTCCGAGCCTGTCGGTACAAGAAGCCTGTTGCTCAACTCATCCAATCCCAAGCTGGCAGACCTTCGGGTACGTCTGGCGCTCCAGCATGGCTTTAACAAGCAGGCGATGGTGGAAGGCGTGACCTCGGGGCTGGAGGAAAAAGCGGATACTGTTTTATCCAAAAACTATCCGTATACAAATGTGGACTTACAGCCCGTTGACTATGATGTGGAAAAATCCAAAGCGTTGCTGGATGAGGCTGGCTGGAAGCTGCCCGCAGGCGGCACGGTACGGGAGAAGGACGGACAACAGCTGGATTTTGAGCTGATTTTTGATAAGACCGATCCGATCCAAAAGGCGATGGCCGAAACCATTCAGGCGGAATGGGGAGAACTGGGTGTTAAAGTGAACCTGACCGGACTGGAGCTGACGGTTCAAATCAAACGCCTTAGATCCAATCAGTTTGATCTGTACTTCTGGTACAACTATGGTGCGCCTTATGATCCGCATTCCTTTATTAATGTCATTGCCAAGAAGAGCTTTGGGATTTCCGAGGTACTGAGCGCTCTTCCGATGAAGAAGGATCTGGATCAGCAAGTACACGAAGCCCTCTCATCGACAGACGAAACCAAGCGTCAGGAGCTGTATGCTTCGATTCTGAAGACTCTTCAGGAGCAATCTGCCATTGTGCCTATTTCATATATTAAGAAAACCGCAGTATATCAGAAAAAGATTACGAATTTTGTATTCCCGGCCAATCGGGATGAAAATCCGTTTGAGGGAATTGAAATCGGGAAGTAG
- a CDS encoding ABC transporter substrate-binding protein codes for MISNRKKRSWFICTGVMLLLAVMALSGCSTTNKTADSPSKGENTSTQQATADKKLVMAYTWKPSGVDPHGDNSWDVMRSGAGETLVRLNEKLEPVAWLAKEWKQDSPTVWTFSLQDKVTFHDGKSMDAESVKASLLRSIEKSHLAKDLLDVKSIDVTGRLSLKITTNQPNSALVSNLADPSTIVLDVASMKDEQSYPAMTGAFKIKAFNKDQSLVVERYDEYWGEKARLAEATMKFITDGNSRLLALQSGEVDVATDIPVDNAEVLKKNDKLQVLSAPSLRTHMIVYNMESPVFKDAANRKVVDSLIPRASIVSAIMRGYGTEASSPFPSILFFGKVERKALDGTAEQLLTKDGWQKDAQGTWTKQGKPFEVTLLTFPQRPELSVMAEVIQSQLLKEGIQVKIRKVENIDEALTKNDWDFAMYSMLTAHTGEPQYFMDMFYSSKSEANVSRYGSKPLENLLGSLKLAKDTAQRNAVTLQALDIINTDLPQSFIVHPDNVFGVKKGVEGFTPHPIEYYYITAQSDIAE; via the coding sequence ATGATAAGCAATCGTAAAAAGCGTTCATGGTTTATATGTACAGGGGTGATGCTACTGCTGGCAGTTATGGCTCTTTCGGGATGCTCGACAACTAATAAGACGGCGGATAGCCCCAGCAAGGGCGAGAACACATCCACACAACAGGCTACAGCAGATAAGAAACTGGTGATGGCGTATACGTGGAAACCGTCGGGCGTTGACCCGCACGGAGACAATAGCTGGGATGTCATGCGGTCCGGCGCAGGTGAGACACTTGTCCGTTTGAATGAAAAGCTGGAACCAGTGGCTTGGCTGGCCAAGGAATGGAAGCAGGACAGTCCCACAGTTTGGACGTTCAGCTTGCAGGATAAGGTCACTTTTCATGACGGAAAGAGTATGGACGCGGAAAGTGTGAAGGCTTCCCTGCTGCGCTCCATCGAGAAAAGCCATTTGGCAAAGGATTTGCTAGACGTAAAGTCGATTGATGTAACTGGGCGGCTGTCGTTGAAAATCACGACAAACCAGCCCAATTCAGCGCTGGTGTCCAATCTGGCTGATCCATCGACGATTGTGCTGGATGTAGCGTCTATGAAGGATGAGCAGAGCTACCCTGCGATGACAGGTGCTTTTAAAATTAAAGCGTTCAACAAGGATCAGTCATTGGTCGTAGAGCGTTATGACGAATATTGGGGCGAGAAGGCACGGCTGGCTGAAGCAACGATGAAGTTCATTACGGACGGCAATTCACGCCTGTTGGCGCTGCAATCTGGCGAAGTAGATGTAGCGACTGATATTCCGGTGGATAACGCGGAGGTATTAAAAAAGAACGATAAGCTGCAAGTGCTGTCGGCTCCCTCTTTGCGCACTCATATGATCGTGTATAACATGGAGTCGCCTGTGTTCAAGGATGCCGCGAACCGCAAAGTAGTGGACAGCCTGATACCACGTGCATCCATTGTGAGTGCGATCATGAGAGGCTATGGTACGGAGGCAAGCAGCCCATTCCCGAGCATTCTCTTCTTCGGCAAGGTGGAACGTAAAGCGCTGGACGGAACGGCGGAGCAGTTGTTGACGAAGGATGGTTGGCAAAAGGATGCCCAAGGTACATGGACCAAGCAAGGCAAGCCGTTCGAGGTTACGTTGCTGACCTTCCCTCAGCGTCCAGAGCTTTCAGTCATGGCTGAGGTGATTCAGAGCCAACTGCTGAAAGAGGGCATCCAGGTGAAGATCCGCAAGGTGGAAAATATCGACGAGGCGCTAACCAAAAACGATTGGGATTTTGCCATGTACAGTATGCTGACTGCCCATACGGGGGAGCCGCAATATTTTATGGACATGTTTTATTCCTCTAAAAGCGAGGCCAATGTAAGCCGTTATGGTTCCAAACCGCTGGAGAACCTTCTTGGCAGCTTGAAGCTGGCGAAGGATACAGCACAGCGTAATGCCGTGACATTGCAAGCGCTGGATATCATTAATACCGATTTGCCGCAGTCGTTTATTGTTCACCCTGATAATGTATTTGGGGTGAAAAAAGGGGTTGAGGGCTTTACACCGCATCCGATTGAGTATTACTACATTACGGCGCAATCCGATATTGCGGAATAA
- a CDS encoding xanthine phosphoribosyltransferase — protein sequence MKVLEERIRQEGQILSDTVLKVDSFLNHQVDTALALEIGKEFARLFGGAPITKVLTIEASGIQFAMATAIALGVPFMYAKKKKAITLNEQVYFAEVHSFTRQETYQVSISQKYLDTSDHVLIVDDFLATGAALVGLTDIVKEAGAELAGVGCVIEKSFQEGRGLLEQRGIAVRSLARIASMAPGEVHFIEEAGAVIPSVKENVGC from the coding sequence ATGAAAGTTTTGGAGGAACGTATTCGTCAAGAGGGACAGATTTTATCCGACACGGTATTAAAGGTAGATTCATTTTTGAATCATCAGGTGGATACAGCATTGGCGCTGGAGATTGGTAAGGAGTTCGCACGTCTTTTTGGCGGTGCTCCCATTACGAAGGTGCTTACGATTGAAGCAAGCGGCATTCAGTTTGCCATGGCTACAGCCATTGCATTGGGTGTTCCGTTCATGTATGCGAAGAAAAAGAAGGCAATCACGCTGAACGAGCAGGTTTACTTCGCTGAGGTCCACTCGTTTACACGGCAGGAAACCTATCAGGTGAGTATTTCCCAAAAATATCTCGATACCAGCGACCATGTGCTGATCGTGGATGATTTTCTGGCGACTGGCGCAGCATTGGTCGGACTTACGGATATTGTGAAGGAAGCAGGAGCGGAGCTGGCCGGGGTCGGCTGCGTGATTGAAAAGAGCTTTCAGGAAGGCCGTGGACTGCTGGAGCAAAGAGGTATTGCCGTACGTTCTCTTGCACGTATCGCTTCGATGGCACCTGGCGAGGTTCATTTTATAGAAGAAGCGGGTGCGGTGATTCCTTCCGTTAAGGAGAATGTGGGATGCTAA
- a CDS encoding dipeptide/oligopeptide/nickel ABC transporter ATP-binding protein, with the protein MILELKQVTKAYPVRRRRKGWFNKQESGQAAVKQVSLELQRGECLGLVGESGSGKSTLVQCILRLESLTSGELWLDHQPIHTGRMKDIHLYKRIQLVAQDSSSSLHPRMIIRDILEEPIRNYFPERKAQALEICLSLLESVGLDAECLEKYPSQLSGGQKQRVCIARALAVEPEIILFDESVANLDTETQASVLDMLKKAQEERQLSYLFITHDLQSTRPFCDRIAVMYQGEIVEIFQEWDKDLLQHEYTRTLFQTLTE; encoded by the coding sequence ATGATACTGGAACTAAAGCAAGTGACCAAAGCCTATCCTGTCCGCAGACGGAGAAAAGGCTGGTTCAACAAGCAAGAAAGCGGGCAGGCCGCCGTGAAGCAGGTGAGTCTGGAGCTGCAACGGGGAGAATGCCTTGGACTGGTTGGCGAAAGCGGAAGCGGCAAAAGTACGCTGGTACAATGTATCCTAAGGCTGGAATCGTTGACCTCGGGGGAGCTTTGGCTGGATCATCAGCCCATTCACACTGGAAGGATGAAGGATATCCATCTGTACAAACGAATCCAGCTGGTCGCACAGGATTCGTCTTCCTCGCTCCATCCTCGCATGATCATACGAGATATTTTGGAGGAGCCGATCCGTAACTATTTTCCCGAACGAAAAGCGCAAGCGCTGGAGATCTGCCTGTCTTTACTGGAATCGGTGGGGCTGGACGCGGAATGTCTGGAGAAATACCCATCGCAGCTAAGCGGCGGACAAAAGCAGCGGGTATGCATCGCCCGTGCGCTGGCGGTGGAGCCGGAAATCATCTTGTTCGACGAGTCCGTCGCCAATCTCGATACGGAAACGCAGGCTTCCGTACTGGACATGCTCAAGAAAGCACAGGAGGAGCGCCAGCTATCCTATCTTTTTATCACCCATGATCTTCAATCCACCCGTCCGTTTTGTGATCGGATTGCCGTCATGTATCAGGGGGAGATTGTGGAGATATTTCAGGAGTGGGATAAAGACCTGTTACAGCATGAATACACGCGTACTCTGTTTCAAACGTTGACGGAATGA
- the nikC gene encoding nickel transporter permease: MKNMRLSFKGSLLTGGVLLGLIVLLGVLAPWVAPHDPLDVDLLNRLAPPSRKYPFGTDHLGRDVLSRLIYGIRTSVLIACAITAATLCISLPIGLLIGYVRGRVDQLVMRVIDGVLAFPDIILTVAIVGILGPGFVNMTLAIIAVRWAGYVRYIRTLVQKACQEDYVRYARLSGNSHVRVLRRYVLPQVLPQLLVYAVWDIGRVVLMVAGLSFLGLGVQPPKPEWGVMLHDATSYFQVAPHVMIFPGLAIMLFVLACQLLGDRFSEKGAAE, from the coding sequence ATGAAAAACATGCGGCTGTCCTTCAAAGGGAGCTTACTGACAGGAGGAGTGCTGCTGGGCCTGATCGTGCTGCTCGGGGTACTGGCTCCATGGGTTGCTCCTCACGATCCTCTTGATGTGGACCTTCTGAACCGTTTGGCACCACCTAGTCGGAAATATCCATTTGGTACGGATCATCTGGGTCGGGATGTACTGTCACGGCTGATTTACGGCATTCGGACAAGCGTACTGATTGCCTGTGCGATTACAGCAGCCACGCTCTGCATCAGTTTGCCGATAGGCTTGCTCATTGGCTATGTGCGCGGGCGTGTGGATCAGCTAGTCATGCGGGTGATTGACGGAGTGCTTGCTTTTCCCGATATTATTTTGACGGTGGCGATTGTGGGTATCTTGGGTCCGGGCTTTGTAAACATGACCTTAGCCATTATTGCGGTACGGTGGGCCGGGTATGTTCGGTATATTCGCACCCTTGTTCAAAAAGCCTGTCAGGAGGACTATGTGAGATACGCCCGTTTATCCGGTAATTCACATGTGCGCGTACTGAGACGTTATGTATTGCCACAAGTGCTGCCACAGCTGCTTGTGTATGCGGTTTGGGACATCGGGCGAGTGGTGCTTATGGTTGCCGGACTTTCCTTTCTGGGGCTGGGCGTACAGCCGCCTAAGCCGGAATGGGGCGTGATGCTGCATGATGCGACGTCGTATTTTCAGGTGGCGCCGCATGTCATGATTTTTCCGGGCTTGGCGATTATGCTGTTTGTGCTTGCGTGCCAGCTTCTGGGAGACCGATTCTCCGAAAAGGGGGCGGCAGAATGA
- the rhaB gene encoding rhamnulokinase, which translates to MDNYLAVDIGASSGRLVSATLQGGQLHLEELHRFGNSFTERDGHDYWNVDDLFDEIIKGLQKAKQKGIHSCTLGIDTWAVDYVLLDQEGRRIHDIYAYRDARTLHAPEKLHQLISREDVYEKTGIQELNFNTLYQLFVHDREQLAQADKILMVPDYLYYRLTGIMMNETTNASTMQLLNVNTRELDEELLSLLRLRRNQFAALTKPGQTLGAILPELAQQYDLPDCQLIVVPTHDTASAVAGVPSKREESWAYISSGTWSLLGMERRQALNTKAAMQANYTNEWGAYDTYRFLKNIMGLWMIQEVRREGGSALSFAELAQLASAETPFASLVLCNLPAFLNPDSMTLEIQRFCEETGQSIPRTPGSLARCIFDSLALSYRDALHELQRLTDETVTQLHIVGGGANNELLCQLTADLLGIEVHAGPSESTAIGNIVVQLISTGALEDLQAAGSVIAQSFPTQLYQPRTVDGLEGVLERWENLRKQTASSIQISR; encoded by the coding sequence ATGGATAACTATCTTGCTGTTGATATTGGGGCTTCAAGCGGAAGACTCGTAAGTGCAACCCTGCAAGGTGGCCAGCTTCACTTGGAAGAGCTTCACAGGTTCGGCAACTCCTTTACGGAAAGGGACGGACATGATTACTGGAATGTCGATGATCTGTTTGACGAGATCATAAAAGGACTGCAAAAAGCCAAACAGAAAGGGATTCATTCCTGCACGCTCGGCATAGATACATGGGCTGTAGATTACGTCCTGCTGGATCAGGAAGGTCGTCGCATTCATGATATCTACGCCTATCGCGATGCACGAACTCTTCATGCACCCGAAAAGCTGCACCAGCTCATAAGCAGAGAAGATGTATATGAGAAGACAGGCATTCAGGAGCTGAACTTTAACACGCTGTATCAACTGTTCGTCCATGATCGGGAACAGCTCGCCCAAGCAGATAAAATTCTGATGGTTCCCGATTATCTGTATTACCGCCTTACGGGCATCATGATGAATGAAACGACAAATGCATCTACCATGCAGCTTTTAAATGTGAATACCCGGGAGTTGGATGAAGAACTACTGTCCCTGCTCCGTCTTCGCCGTAATCAATTTGCAGCGCTTACCAAGCCCGGTCAGACTCTGGGGGCAATCTTACCGGAGCTTGCTCAGCAGTACGATCTTCCAGACTGCCAGCTCATTGTCGTGCCTACACACGATACAGCATCGGCTGTGGCGGGTGTTCCGTCGAAGCGGGAAGAATCGTGGGCCTATATTAGCAGCGGAACGTGGTCACTTCTGGGTATGGAGCGGCGACAAGCCTTGAATACCAAGGCAGCCATGCAGGCGAACTACACCAATGAGTGGGGAGCTTACGATACGTACCGTTTTCTGAAAAACATTATGGGCCTATGGATGATTCAGGAAGTAAGAAGAGAGGGCGGTTCTGCTCTTAGCTTTGCCGAATTGGCCCAACTGGCTTCGGCAGAAACGCCGTTTGCCAGTCTGGTTCTCTGCAACCTGCCCGCATTTTTAAACCCGGATAGCATGACTCTTGAAATTCAACGATTCTGCGAGGAAACGGGGCAATCCATTCCCCGGACACCGGGTTCGCTCGCCCGTTGTATTTTCGACAGCCTGGCCTTGAGCTACCGGGATGCCTTACATGAGCTACAGCGTTTAACAGACGAAACGGTTACTCAATTGCACATTGTCGGCGGAGGCGCTAACAACGAGTTACTATGTCAGCTAACAGCCGATCTTTTGGGGATTGAGGTTCACGCTGGACCTTCCGAGTCGACGGCCATCGGTAATATTGTCGTGCAGCTCATCAGCACTGGTGCTCTTGAGGATCTCCAGGCTGCTGGCAGTGTCATTGCCCAATCCTTCCCGACTCAGTTATATCAACCGAGGACAGTGGATGGACTGGAAGGAGTTCTGGAACGCTGGGAAAATCTCAGGAAGCAAACAGCGTCCTCTATTCAGATATCTCGATAA
- the nikB gene encoding nickel ABC transporter permease codes for MIRFILERMAQLVIIVFVVSTLTFVLMRLAPGDPATILLTAHNVPASEEALTALRKELGLSESLHIQYVNWLRDVFTGHWGTSYVSKESVLTELWNRLPATVELASAGFAVMTLLTLGMGLAASVKSSGWLDRLGRLFALLGSSIPSFWLGFLLIYLFSVRLGWLPSMGREDWTHLVLPALTLGAGLGAVQARVLRAQMLELGDRNFVKAAKARGFSRTHILFFEIFKHAILPIITLLGTNLSFMLAGNVIVETIFSWPGLGKYFIDAITQRDYPVIQGYVIFAAFLIVGVQCLVDVVQAAVDPRLRLR; via the coding sequence ATGATTCGTTTTATTCTGGAACGTATGGCGCAACTGGTCATCATTGTGTTCGTTGTATCCACGCTGACGTTTGTGCTGATGAGGCTGGCTCCCGGCGACCCTGCTACCATTCTGCTCACCGCGCATAATGTGCCTGCCTCTGAGGAGGCGTTGACGGCGCTGCGGAAGGAGCTGGGCTTGAGCGAGTCGCTTCATATTCAGTATGTAAACTGGCTGCGGGATGTGTTCACAGGGCACTGGGGCACCTCCTATGTATCCAAGGAGTCGGTGCTAACCGAGCTGTGGAACAGACTGCCTGCTACCGTGGAGCTGGCCTCGGCGGGCTTTGCCGTCATGACGTTGCTGACTCTTGGGATGGGGCTGGCTGCCTCGGTAAAATCCAGCGGTTGGCTGGATCGTCTGGGAAGGCTGTTTGCACTGCTCGGATCGTCCATCCCCTCTTTTTGGCTTGGCTTTCTGCTGATTTACCTGTTCTCCGTCCGTTTGGGCTGGCTCCCGTCCATGGGTCGGGAAGATTGGACTCATTTGGTACTGCCAGCGCTGACCCTTGGGGCAGGTTTGGGGGCTGTGCAAGCCCGTGTGCTGCGTGCCCAAATGCTGGAGCTGGGTGACCGGAATTTTGTGAAGGCGGCGAAGGCCAGAGGCTTTTCCCGCACGCATATTCTGTTTTTTGAGATATTCAAGCATGCGATTTTGCCGATCATCACGCTGTTAGGCACGAATCTGTCATTTATGCTGGCGGGCAATGTCATCGTAGAGACGATTTTTTCATGGCCGGGTTTAGGCAAGTATTTTATAGATGCGATTACGCAGCGGGATTATCCAGTGATTCAGGGGTATGTTATTTTTGCTGCATTTTTAATCGTAGGTGTTCAGTGTTTGGTAGATGTGGTCCAGGCGGCTGTAGATCCAAGGTTGCGTTTGCGTTAG